From a region of the Streptomyces sp. NBC_01454 genome:
- the serA gene encoding phosphoglycerate dehydrogenase, whose product MSSKPVVLIAEELSPATVDALGPDFEIRHCNGADRAELLPAIADVDAVLVRSATKIDAEAIAAAKKLRVVARAGVGLDNVDVSAATKAGVMVVNAPTSNIVTAAELACGLLVATARNIPQANTALKNGEWKRSKYTGVELSEKTLGVVGLGRIGVLVAQRMSAFGMKVVAYDPYVQPARAAQMGVKLLTLDELLAVSDFITVHLPKTPETVGLIGDEALHKVKPSVRIVNAARGGIVDEAALATALKEGRVAGAGLDVYATEPCTDSPLFEFDQVVATPHLGASTGEAQEKAGISVAKSVRLALAGELVPDAVNVQGGVIAEDVKPGLPLAERLGRIFTALAGEVAMRLDVEVYGEITQHDVKVLELSALKGVFEDVVDETVSYVNAPLFAQERGVEVRLTTSSESPEHRNVVTVRGTLAGGDEVSISGTLSGHKNIQKIVAVGEHSIDLSLADHMAFLRYSDRPGVVGTVGRILGEAGINIGGMQVSRADVGGEALVALTVDDTIPPNVLIEIAEEIGATSVRAVNLGD is encoded by the coding sequence GTGAGCTCGAAACCTGTCGTACTCATCGCCGAAGAGCTGTCGCCCGCCACCGTCGACGCCCTCGGGCCGGACTTCGAGATCCGGCACTGCAACGGCGCGGACCGCGCCGAGCTGCTCCCCGCGATCGCCGATGTCGACGCCGTCCTCGTGCGCAGCGCGACGAAGATCGACGCCGAGGCCATCGCCGCCGCCAAGAAGCTGCGGGTCGTCGCCCGCGCCGGCGTCGGTCTGGACAACGTCGACGTCTCCGCCGCCACCAAGGCCGGCGTGATGGTCGTGAACGCCCCGACCTCCAACATCGTCACCGCCGCCGAGCTCGCCTGCGGTCTGCTGGTCGCCACGGCCCGCAACATCCCGCAGGCCAACACCGCCCTGAAGAACGGCGAGTGGAAGCGCAGCAAGTACACCGGTGTCGAGCTCAGCGAGAAGACCCTCGGCGTGGTCGGCCTCGGCCGGATCGGCGTCCTGGTCGCCCAGCGGATGTCGGCGTTCGGCATGAAGGTCGTCGCCTACGACCCTTACGTCCAGCCGGCCCGCGCCGCGCAGATGGGCGTCAAGCTGCTGACCCTCGACGAGCTGCTCGCGGTCTCCGACTTCATCACCGTGCACCTCCCCAAGACGCCCGAGACCGTCGGTCTCATCGGCGACGAGGCGCTGCACAAGGTCAAGCCGTCGGTCCGGATCGTCAACGCCGCGCGCGGCGGGATCGTCGACGAGGCGGCGCTGGCCACCGCGCTCAAGGAGGGCCGGGTGGCCGGCGCGGGCCTGGACGTCTACGCGACCGAGCCCTGCACCGACTCGCCGCTCTTCGAGTTCGACCAGGTCGTCGCCACCCCGCACCTCGGTGCCTCCACGGGCGAGGCGCAGGAGAAGGCCGGTATCTCGGTCGCCAAGTCGGTGCGGCTCGCGCTGGCCGGCGAGCTGGTCCCGGACGCGGTCAACGTCCAGGGCGGAGTGATCGCCGAGGACGTCAAGCCGGGCCTGCCGCTGGCCGAGCGCCTGGGCCGGATCTTCACCGCGCTGGCCGGCGAGGTCGCGATGCGCCTGGACGTCGAGGTGTACGGCGAGATCACCCAGCACGACGTCAAGGTGCTGGAACTCTCCGCGCTCAAGGGCGTGTTCGAGGATGTCGTCGACGAGACGGTGTCCTACGTCAACGCCCCGCTGTTCGCGCAGGAGCGCGGCGTGGAGGTGCGGCTGACGACCAGCAGCGAGTCGCCCGAGCACCGCAATGTGGTGACCGTGCGCGGCACCCTCGCGGGCGGCGACGAGGTGTCGATCTCCGGCACGCTGTCCGGCCACAAGAACATCCAGAAGATCGTCGCGGTCGGTGAGCACTCCATCGATCTGTCGCTCGCCGACCACATGGCCTTCCTGCGCTACAGCGACCGCCCCGGTGTCGTCGGCACCGTCGGCCGGATCCTGGGCGAGGCGGGCATCAACATCGGCGGGATGCAGGTCTCCCGGGCCGATGTCGGTGGCGAGGCGCTGGTCGCGCTGACCGTCGACGACACCATTCCGCCGAATGTGCTCATCGAGATCGCCGAGGAGATCGGCGCGACCTCGGTGCGCGCGGTGAACCTCGGCGACTGA
- the ilvC gene encoding ketol-acid reductoisomerase gives MAELFYDDDADLSLIQNRKVAVIGYGSQGHAHALSLRDSGVDVRVGLHEGSKSKAKAEEQGLRVVTPAEAAAEADVIMILVPDPIQAKVYEESIKDHLQDGDALFFGHGLNVRFGFIKAPANVDVCMVAPKGPGHLVRRQYEEGRGVPCIAAVEQDASGNAFALALSYAKGIGGTRAGVIKTTFTEETETDLFGEQAVLCGGASALVKAGFETLVEAGYQPEIAYFECLHELKLIVDLMYEGGLEKMRWSVSETAEWGDYVTGPRIITDQTKAEMKKVLAEIQDGTFANNWMAEYNAGLPKYNEYKKADEDHLLESTGKKLRKLMSWVDDEA, from the coding sequence GTGGCCGAGCTGTTCTACGACGACGATGCCGACCTTTCCCTCATCCAGAACCGCAAGGTCGCGGTCATCGGCTACGGCAGCCAGGGCCACGCCCACGCGCTGTCGCTGCGGGACTCGGGCGTCGACGTGCGCGTCGGTCTGCACGAGGGTTCCAAGTCCAAGGCCAAGGCCGAGGAGCAGGGCCTGCGAGTGGTCACGCCCGCCGAGGCTGCGGCCGAGGCCGACGTCATCATGATCCTGGTGCCGGACCCGATCCAGGCCAAGGTTTACGAGGAGTCCATCAAGGACCACCTCCAGGACGGCGACGCGCTGTTCTTCGGTCACGGCCTGAACGTCCGCTTCGGCTTCATCAAGGCCCCGGCGAACGTCGACGTGTGCATGGTCGCCCCCAAGGGCCCGGGCCATCTCGTGCGCCGCCAGTACGAGGAGGGCCGCGGCGTGCCGTGCATCGCGGCCGTCGAGCAGGACGCGTCCGGCAACGCCTTCGCGCTGGCGCTGTCCTACGCCAAGGGCATCGGCGGCACCCGCGCCGGCGTCATCAAGACCACCTTCACCGAGGAGACCGAGACCGACCTGTTCGGTGAGCAGGCCGTGCTCTGCGGTGGCGCCTCGGCGCTGGTCAAGGCCGGCTTCGAGACCCTGGTCGAGGCGGGCTACCAGCCGGAGATCGCGTACTTCGAGTGCCTCCACGAGCTGAAGCTGATCGTGGACCTCATGTACGAGGGCGGCCTGGAGAAGATGCGCTGGTCGGTCTCCGAGACCGCCGAGTGGGGCGACTACGTCACCGGCCCCCGCATCATCACCGACCAGACCAAGGCCGAGATGAAGAAGGTGCTTGCCGAGATCCAGGACGGCACCTTCGCCAACAACTGGATGGCCGAGTACAACGCCGGTCTGCCGAAGTACAACGAGTACAAGAAGGCCGACGAGGACCACCTGCTGGAGAGCACGGGCAAGAAGCTCCGCAAGCTCATGAGCTGGGTGGACGACGAGGCGTGA
- the ilvN gene encoding acetolactate synthase small subunit, whose translation MSKHTLSVLVENTPGILARIAALFSRRGFNIDSLAVGVTEHPDISRITIVVSVESLPLEQVTKQLNKLVNVLKIVELEPGAAIQRELVLVKVRADNETRSQIVEIVQLFRAKTVDVSPEAVTIEATGSSEKLEAMLKMLEPFGIKELVQSGTIAIGRGARSITDRSLRALDRSA comes from the coding sequence ATGTCCAAGCACACGCTCTCCGTCCTGGTGGAGAACACCCCCGGCATCCTCGCCCGGATCGCCGCACTGTTCTCCCGCCGCGGCTTCAACATCGACTCACTCGCGGTCGGGGTCACCGAACACCCCGACATCTCCCGCATCACCATCGTGGTCAGCGTGGAGTCGCTGCCGCTGGAGCAGGTCACCAAGCAGCTCAACAAGCTCGTCAACGTGCTGAAGATCGTCGAGCTGGAGCCGGGTGCCGCCATCCAGCGCGAGCTGGTCCTGGTGAAGGTCCGCGCCGACAACGAGACCCGCTCGCAGATCGTCGAGATCGTCCAGCTCTTCCGCGCCAAGACCGTGGACGTCTCGCCCGAGGCCGTCACCATCGAGGCCACCGGGTCGAGTGAAAAGCTGGAGGCGATGCTCAAGATGCTGGAGCCGTTCGGCATCAAGGAACTCGTCCAGTCCGGCACGATCGCCATAGGCCGTGGCGCCCGGTCCATCACCGACCGCTCGCTGCGCGCCCTGGACCGTTCGGCCTGA
- a CDS encoding acetolactate synthase large subunit gives MTEQASGAHHPQPRARTSGGSQQPAVEHVTGAQSLIRSLEEVGADTVFGIPGGAILPAYDPMMDSSKVRHVLVRHEQGAGHAATGYAQATGKVGVCMATSGPGATNLVTPIADAHMDSVPLVAITGQVASKAIGTDAFQEADICGITMPITKHNFLVTDPAEIPRTIAEAFHIAATGRPGPVLVDIAKDALQARTTFAWPPHTELPGYRPVTKPHAKQIREAARLIVESKRPVLYVGGGVMKSGATAELKVLAELTGAPVTTTLMALGSFPDSHPQHVGMPGMHGAVTAVTALQKSDLLITLGARFDDRVTGKLDSFAPYAKVVHADIDPAEIGKNRVADVPIVGDAREVIADLIVAVQAEYDAGHRGDYTAWWKDLNRWRDTYPLGYDLPDDGTLSPQQVIERIGKLAPADTIYAAGVGQHQMWAAHFIDYEKPSTWLNSGGAGTMGYAVPAAMGAKAGQPDRTVWAIDGDGCFQMTNQELVTCALNNIPIKVAIINNGALGMVRQWQTLFYNQRYSNTVLHSGPESNGLVTAGKASGGTRVPDFVKLSEAMGCVAMRCEDPAELDAVIAKANAINDRPVVIDFIVHEDAQVWPMVAAGTSNDEVMAARGVRPDFGDNEDD, from the coding sequence ATGACCGAGCAGGCCTCCGGGGCCCACCATCCGCAGCCGCGGGCCCGTACCTCCGGCGGATCGCAGCAGCCCGCCGTCGAGCACGTCACGGGCGCGCAGTCGCTGATCCGTTCGCTCGAGGAGGTCGGGGCCGACACCGTGTTCGGCATTCCCGGCGGCGCGATCCTTCCTGCGTACGACCCGATGATGGACTCCTCGAAGGTCCGGCACGTCCTGGTGCGCCACGAGCAGGGCGCCGGTCACGCCGCGACGGGATACGCGCAGGCCACCGGCAAGGTCGGCGTGTGCATGGCGACCTCGGGCCCGGGTGCCACCAACCTCGTCACCCCGATCGCCGACGCCCACATGGACTCCGTCCCGCTGGTGGCGATCACCGGCCAGGTCGCGTCCAAGGCGATCGGTACGGACGCCTTCCAGGAGGCGGACATCTGCGGCATCACGATGCCGATCACCAAGCACAACTTCCTGGTCACCGACCCCGCCGAGATCCCCCGGACGATCGCCGAGGCGTTCCACATCGCGGCCACCGGCCGGCCCGGCCCGGTCCTGGTCGACATCGCCAAGGACGCCCTCCAGGCACGGACCACCTTCGCCTGGCCGCCGCACACCGAGCTGCCCGGCTACCGCCCGGTGACCAAGCCGCACGCCAAGCAGATCCGCGAGGCCGCCCGGCTGATCGTCGAGTCCAAGCGCCCGGTCCTCTACGTCGGCGGCGGCGTGATGAAGTCCGGCGCCACCGCCGAGCTGAAGGTGCTCGCGGAGCTGACCGGCGCCCCCGTCACCACCACCCTGATGGCGCTGGGCTCCTTCCCCGACAGTCACCCGCAGCACGTCGGGATGCCCGGGATGCACGGTGCGGTCACCGCCGTCACCGCGCTGCAGAAGTCGGACCTGCTGATCACCCTCGGCGCCCGCTTCGACGACCGGGTCACCGGCAAGCTGGACTCCTTCGCGCCGTACGCCAAGGTCGTGCACGCGGACATCGACCCGGCGGAGATCGGCAAGAACCGCGTCGCGGACGTGCCGATCGTCGGTGACGCCCGCGAGGTCATCGCCGATCTGATCGTCGCCGTCCAGGCCGAGTACGACGCCGGCCACCGGGGTGATTACACCGCCTGGTGGAAGGACCTCAACCGCTGGCGCGACACCTACCCGCTGGGCTACGACCTGCCGGACGACGGCACCCTCTCCCCGCAGCAGGTCATCGAGCGGATCGGCAAGCTCGCCCCGGCCGACACCATCTACGCCGCGGGCGTCGGCCAGCACCAGATGTGGGCCGCCCACTTCATCGACTACGAAAAGCCCTCGACCTGGCTGAACTCCGGCGGCGCCGGCACGATGGGCTACGCCGTGCCCGCCGCCATGGGCGCCAAGGCCGGGCAGCCGGACCGCACCGTCTGGGCGATCGACGGCGACGGCTGCTTCCAGATGACCAACCAGGAGCTGGTCACCTGCGCGCTGAACAACATCCCGATCAAGGTCGCGATCATCAACAACGGCGCGCTGGGCATGGTGCGCCAGTGGCAGACCCTCTTTTACAACCAGCGGTACTCCAACACCGTGCTGCACTCCGGCCCCGAGTCCAACGGGCTCGTGACGGCGGGCAAGGCCAGCGGCGGCACCCGCGTCCCGGACTTCGTCAAACTGTCCGAGGCGATGGGCTGTGTCGCGATGCGCTGTGAGGACCCGGCCGAACTCGACGCGGTGATCGCCAAGGCCAATGCCATCAACGACCGCCCGGTCGTGATCGACTTCATCGTGCACGAGGACGCCCAGGTGTGGCCGATGGTCGCCGCCGGCACCTCCAACGACGAGGTCATGGCCGCCCGGGGCGTGCGTCCCGACTTCGGCGACAACGAAGACGACTGA
- a CDS encoding putative bifunctional diguanylate cyclase/phosphodiesterase, with protein sequence MSAPGAMLSRPPAPAGNPPSAVPQVVLAVVCGGYAVGAAFGWGSPEVAAFMGDFGLSFAALLAAVSCGLYARKRRTRFRPAWMLFAASSGMAGLGNGVWGWYEVIEGTTVPSPSLADFCFLLFAPPAIVGLLVLAKRPVNRAGWVCLGLDSWLIAGSLVTLSWSLALAHTAHFQGRSVAQSALSLAYPLLDIVLVSMVLVLHFRRSSVHRSAINTAVAALALTVLCDALFSSPLLREHYRSGQILDAGWFAGSILLAYAPWVARRAGDECTQQEARPAARRAPSHGSRPIAGSLAALTPYLAAAVCTLGILTNVLDGRRIDRVVLFTGCTVVLALVVRQGIMLLDNITLTQELAQKENHFRSLVQGSSDVIMIAAPTGVLHYVSPAASGVYGRDAEELVGSELASLIHPEDLGRVVHEVRRFLAATPEDEPTTRIECRFRAGEQRSGGDGWLNVESTVNRHHGGLIFNSRDVTERVRLQAQLQHNASHDALTDLPNRALFTERVTQAVTGRRASDHDTAVLYIDLDGFKQVNDTIGHQAGDELLIQAARRLGDSVRAGDIAARLGGDEFAALITGDGTRDPAAREFRIHEIADRLRIRLSDPYRIDGREVRVAASIGVAFAEPGVSPAGLLRNADLAMYRAKQAGKGRVELYAPQMQTEVAHRAELATKLRTALHDGAFSLLHQPVVELAGGRVTAVAAHARWRSAQGILFTPAEFLRVGDRGRFTEDGDRAAELDRWQLEAAVEQAAARHCAGYPVPVAVRLPARRLLDQALSPKGVESLLTRHGLPSRALVLELSESDPRIPLDDLERRLVALRRLGVRIALDGFGSGFAAISALRRLPVDVLRLDRGLVDGVVESARLHKITAGLLRIAGDLGMQSVADGVDLPEQVLALRSMGCTHGMGTAFSGPLDEPRLRRSLTHAHYPVPDLAVQSRAVVLTGSGLPVRQGGPAGPESIVHPPLRSNSETSVPPT encoded by the coding sequence GTGAGCGCCCCGGGGGCGATGCTCTCCCGGCCGCCGGCACCGGCCGGCAATCCGCCGAGCGCGGTGCCGCAGGTCGTCCTCGCCGTGGTCTGCGGCGGCTATGCCGTCGGCGCCGCCTTCGGCTGGGGGTCGCCCGAAGTCGCGGCCTTCATGGGGGACTTCGGCCTCAGCTTCGCGGCACTGCTGGCGGCCGTCTCCTGCGGCCTGTACGCCCGCAAGCGCCGCACCCGCTTCCGCCCCGCCTGGATGCTGTTCGCCGCCTCCTCCGGGATGGCCGGCCTCGGCAACGGCGTATGGGGCTGGTACGAGGTCATCGAGGGGACCACGGTACCCAGCCCCTCCCTGGCCGACTTCTGCTTCCTGCTGTTCGCGCCACCGGCGATCGTCGGTCTGCTGGTGCTCGCCAAGAGGCCGGTGAACAGGGCCGGTTGGGTCTGCCTGGGGCTCGACTCCTGGCTGATCGCCGGGTCGCTGGTCACCCTCTCATGGAGCCTCGCGCTCGCCCACACCGCCCACTTCCAGGGCCGCAGCGTGGCCCAGAGCGCACTGTCGCTGGCCTATCCGCTGCTGGACATCGTGCTGGTGAGCATGGTGCTCGTGCTGCACTTCCGGCGCTCCTCGGTGCACCGCTCGGCGATCAACACCGCGGTCGCGGCCCTGGCGCTGACGGTGCTGTGCGACGCCCTGTTCAGCTCCCCGCTGCTGCGCGAGCACTACCGCTCCGGCCAGATCCTGGACGCCGGATGGTTCGCCGGCTCCATACTCCTCGCGTACGCACCATGGGTCGCCCGCCGCGCGGGCGACGAGTGCACCCAGCAGGAGGCCAGGCCCGCCGCGCGCCGGGCCCCCTCGCACGGCAGCCGTCCCATCGCCGGCTCGCTGGCCGCACTGACCCCGTATCTCGCCGCCGCCGTCTGCACGCTGGGCATCCTCACCAACGTCCTGGACGGCCGGCGCATCGACCGCGTGGTGCTGTTCACCGGCTGCACGGTCGTCCTCGCGCTGGTCGTCCGCCAGGGCATCATGCTGCTCGACAACATCACCCTCACCCAGGAGTTGGCGCAGAAGGAGAACCACTTCCGCTCCCTGGTGCAGGGCTCCAGCGACGTCATCATGATCGCCGCCCCCACCGGTGTGCTCCACTACGTCAGCCCGGCCGCCTCCGGTGTCTACGGGCGCGACGCCGAGGAGCTGGTCGGCTCCGAACTCGCCTCGCTGATCCACCCCGAGGACCTGGGCCGGGTGGTGCACGAGGTCCGCAGATTCCTCGCCGCCACCCCCGAGGACGAACCCACCACCCGGATCGAGTGCCGCTTCCGCGCCGGCGAGCAGCGCTCCGGCGGCGACGGCTGGCTGAACGTCGAGTCCACGGTCAACCGCCACCACGGCGGCCTGATCTTCAACTCCCGCGATGTCACCGAACGCGTCCGGCTGCAGGCCCAGCTCCAGCACAACGCCTCGCACGACGCGCTCACCGACCTGCCCAACCGCGCCCTGTTCACCGAACGCGTCACCCAGGCCGTCACCGGCCGCCGTGCCAGCGACCACGACACCGCCGTGCTCTACATCGACCTCGACGGCTTCAAGCAGGTCAACGACACCATCGGCCACCAGGCCGGCGACGAGCTGCTGATCCAGGCCGCCCGCCGGCTCGGTGATTCGGTGCGCGCCGGGGACATAGCGGCCCGGCTGGGCGGCGACGAGTTCGCCGCGCTGATCACCGGCGACGGCACCCGCGACCCCGCCGCCCGCGAATTCCGGATCCACGAGATCGCCGACCGGCTGCGCATCCGGCTCTCCGATCCGTACCGCATCGACGGCCGTGAGGTGCGGGTGGCGGCCAGCATCGGGGTGGCCTTCGCCGAGCCGGGCGTTAGCCCCGCGGGCCTGCTGCGCAACGCGGACCTCGCGATGTACCGCGCCAAGCAGGCCGGCAAGGGCCGGGTGGAGCTGTACGCCCCGCAGATGCAGACCGAGGTGGCTCACCGTGCCGAGCTCGCCACCAAGCTCCGTACGGCCCTGCACGACGGCGCCTTCTCCCTGCTGCACCAGCCGGTGGTCGAGCTGGCCGGCGGGCGGGTCACCGCGGTCGCGGCGCACGCCCGCTGGCGCTCCGCCCAGGGCATCCTCTTCACCCCCGCGGAGTTCCTGCGGGTCGGCGACCGCGGCCGCTTCACCGAGGACGGCGACCGCGCGGCGGAGCTGGACCGCTGGCAGCTGGAGGCGGCCGTCGAGCAGGCCGCGGCCCGTCATTGCGCCGGCTATCCGGTCCCGGTCGCGGTCCGCCTCCCGGCCCGCCGGCTGCTGGACCAGGCGCTGTCCCCCAAGGGCGTGGAGTCGCTCCTCACCCGGCACGGCCTGCCCTCGCGCGCGCTCGTCCTGGAGCTGTCCGAGAGCGATCCGCGCATTCCGCTGGACGACCTCGAGCGCCGGCTCGTCGCGCTGCGCCGGCTCGGCGTACGGATCGCCCTGGACGGCTTCGGCAGCGGATTCGCCGCCATCAGCGCGCTGCGCAGGCTCCCCGTCGACGTCCTGCGGCTGGACCGCGGGCTGGTCGACGGAGTGGTGGAGTCCGCCCGGCTGCACAAGATCACCGCCGGGCTGCTGCGGATCGCCGGCGACCTGGGCATGCAGTCCGTCGCGGACGGCGTCGATCTGCCCGAGCAGGTGCTCGCCCTGCGCTCCATGGGCTGTACGCACGGCATGGGGACGGCCTTCTCAGGGCCGCTCGACGAACCCCGGCTGCGGCGGTCCCTGACGCACGCCCACTATCCGGTGCCGGACCTCGCGGTCCAGAGCCGGGCGGTGGTGCTCACCGGCAGCGGCCTGCCCGTACGTCAGGGCGGTCCGGCGGGCCCGGAATCGATCGTGCATCCGCCATTGCGCTCAAATAGTGAGACCTCCGTCCCACCCACTTGA
- a CDS encoding 2-hydroxyacid dehydrogenase yields MATADRRTEAHDVWLPIPPDEIEGLPGGLRYVHWDAGPDYPADPERCVFYAVPYMKDPEVSLRPLSRMSRVRVVQALTAGIEHMLPGLSRMPSGARLCNARGLHDASTAELTLTLILAALRGVPDFVRGQDAGEWRPDLRPALADKSVLIVGYGSIGSAIEDRLTPFECARVVRIARTARDTVRGPVHPLSDLSALLPDADVVVLAAPLTEATRGLVGRDFLARMKDGALLVNIARGGIVDTAALLAELQSGRLRAALDVTDPEPLPAGHPLWHAPGVLITPHVGGPSSAFLPRAKRLLRDQLTLFAAGEPLRNVVATAG; encoded by the coding sequence ATGGCAACCGCAGACCGGCGCACCGAGGCGCATGACGTATGGCTCCCGATCCCGCCCGACGAGATCGAGGGGCTCCCCGGCGGCCTCCGCTACGTCCACTGGGACGCCGGCCCCGACTACCCGGCCGACCCGGAGCGGTGCGTCTTCTACGCGGTCCCCTATATGAAGGACCCGGAGGTGAGCCTGCGCCCGCTGTCCCGGATGAGCCGGGTGCGGGTGGTGCAGGCCCTCACGGCCGGTATCGAGCACATGCTGCCGGGGCTGTCCCGGATGCCGTCGGGTGCCCGGCTGTGCAACGCCCGCGGGCTGCACGACGCCAGCACCGCGGAGCTGACGCTGACGCTGATCCTCGCCGCGCTGCGCGGCGTTCCCGACTTCGTACGGGGCCAGGACGCGGGGGAGTGGCGGCCGGACCTCCGGCCCGCGCTTGCCGACAAATCGGTCCTCATTGTGGGCTATGGTTCGATCGGCAGTGCCATCGAAGACCGGCTCACACCTTTTGAATGTGCGCGGGTGGTGCGCATCGCACGCACCGCGCGTGACACTGTGCGCGGCCCCGTGCATCCACTCTCCGACCTGTCCGCCCTCCTGCCCGACGCGGACGTCGTCGTGCTGGCGGCCCCGCTCACCGAAGCGACGCGTGGCCTGGTCGGACGCGATTTCCTGGCGCGGATGAAGGACGGCGCACTGCTGGTGAACATCGCGCGCGGCGGCATTGTCGACACCGCGGCACTGCTCGCCGAACTCCAGTCCGGGCGCCTGCGCGCGGCGCTCGATGTCACCGATCCGGAACCCCTGCCCGCCGGGCATCCGCTGTGGCACGCTCCCGGCGTGCTCATCACTCCACACGTCGGCGGCCCCAGCTCTGCCTTTCTGCCCCGTGCGAAGCGGCTGCTGAGGGATCAGTTGACGCTTTTCGCGGCCGGCGAGCCCCTGCGGAACGTGGTCGCCACCGCCGGCTGA
- a CDS encoding aldo/keto reductase, translating to MERRTIGAAALEVGAIGLGCMPMSWGYTESQRSLDSSLRAVHTALDRGCSLLDTADMYGPFLNELLVGRVLKERRAEAFVSTKCGLLVGEQHIVANGRPGYVRRACDASLRRLQTDRIDLYQLHRADPEVPIEETWGAMAELVAAGKVRSLGLCAVGARATRPARAGRTERRPAGGGPRRRSRMHDGTLAQLERIQQVFPVSSVQAELSVWSPEALEELLPWCASRGVGFLAAMPLGNGYLTGTLTPGQGFEPEDIRARHPRFTAEMMAANQPVVVGLRRVGARHGATPGQVALAWALAQGRHVVPVPGTKKERWAAQNAEAAQLTLTREDLAEIAALPPARGSWY from the coding sequence GTGGAGCGCAGGACAATCGGTGCGGCGGCCCTCGAAGTGGGCGCCATCGGACTCGGCTGTATGCCGATGAGCTGGGGGTACACCGAGTCGCAGCGCAGCTTGGACAGCTCGCTGCGGGCCGTGCACACCGCGCTGGACCGGGGGTGCAGCCTGCTCGACACCGCCGACATGTACGGCCCGTTCCTCAATGAGCTGCTGGTGGGGCGGGTGCTCAAGGAGCGGCGGGCGGAGGCGTTCGTCTCGACCAAGTGCGGTCTGCTGGTGGGCGAGCAGCACATCGTCGCCAACGGGCGGCCCGGCTACGTCCGGCGTGCCTGTGACGCCTCGCTGCGGCGGCTGCAGACCGACCGGATCGATCTCTACCAGCTCCACCGGGCCGATCCCGAGGTGCCCATCGAGGAGACCTGGGGGGCGATGGCGGAGCTGGTGGCGGCCGGGAAGGTGCGGTCGCTGGGGCTGTGTGCGGTGGGCGCGCGGGCGACGCGGCCGGCTCGCGCGGGCCGTACGGAGCGGCGGCCGGCCGGCGGCGGGCCGCGGCGGCGCTCCCGGATGCACGACGGCACGCTGGCCCAACTGGAGCGGATCCAGCAGGTGTTCCCCGTGAGCAGCGTGCAGGCCGAGCTGTCGGTGTGGTCGCCGGAGGCGCTGGAGGAGCTGCTGCCGTGGTGCGCGTCGCGGGGCGTGGGCTTCCTGGCCGCGATGCCGCTGGGCAACGGCTATCTGACCGGCACCCTCACCCCGGGGCAGGGCTTCGAGCCGGAGGACATAAGGGCCCGTCACCCGCGCTTCACCGCCGAGATGATGGCCGCGAACCAGCCGGTGGTGGTCGGGCTGCGCCGGGTCGGCGCGCGGCACGGCGCGACGCCGGGGCAGGTGGCACTGGCCTGGGCGCTGGCGCAGGGCCGGCACGTCGTCCCGGTGCCCGGCACGAAGAAGGAACGCTGGGCCGCGCAGAACGCCGAGGCGGCGCAGCTGACGCTCACCCGCGAGGACCTGGCGGAGATCGCCGCGCTGCCGCCGGCGCGCGGGTCCTGGTACTAG